A genome region from Sardina pilchardus chromosome 22, fSarPil1.1, whole genome shotgun sequence includes the following:
- the timm23a gene encoding mitochondrial import inner membrane translocase subunit Tim23, whose product MDNNPPGSNGFKGGMGGLFGGGAPEYSNTELAGVPLTGMSPLSPYLNVDPRYLVQDSDEFILPMGQSKTRGRFELAFFTIGGSCIIGGGLGLINGLRVGFRETRDMNWSKPRYTQLLNIMGKQGGSWSTTLGSVALMYSVFGVAIEKARGAEDDINTMASGALTGMLFKSTSGLKGVARGGLAGLTLSGLYALYNNWDHLKGVTPSRY is encoded by the exons ATGGATAACAACCCACCCGGCTCGAATGGATTTAAAGGTGGAATGGGTGGCCTTTTTGGTGGAGGAGCCCCTGAGTATTCAAATACAGAGCTCGCCGGAGTGCCAT TGACTGGTATGAGCCCACTTTCGCCATATCTCAATGTGGACCCACGTTACCTGGTGCAG GATTCAGATGAATTCATTCTGCCTATGGGGCAAAGCAAAACTCGCGGCCGTTTCGAACTGGCTTTCTTCACTATCGGCGGAAGCTGCATAATAG GTGGCGGATTAGGGTTGATTAATGGACTCCGTGTGGGTTTTAGAGAAACCAGAGATATGAATTGGTCCAAACCACGATATACACA GCTCCTGAACATAATGGGAAAACAAGGTGGTTCATGGTCAACCACACTGGGCTCTGTGG CGTTAATGTACAGTGTGTTTGGTGTGGCCATCGAAAAGGCCCGTGGGGCAGAAGACGATATCAACACAATGGCTTCTGGAGCTCTCACAGGCATGCTGTTCAAATCCACAA gtggtCTCAAAGGTGTTGCAAGAGGAGGCCTTGCCGGCTTGACTTTGTCCGGATTGTACGCGCTGTACAACAACTGGGATCACCTAAAGGGCGTCACCCCTTCCCGCTACTGA
- the LOC134070610 gene encoding uncharacterized protein LOC134070610 — translation MAESNHCASNVPPPGIHAVSGGYYSESDGEEEEGDERDPPIISLSKSSTDVTTRPPLRSELAWFRSDLRKSVSAQRPRSLAGSGPNMSASKFGVLSGGYVLRQERTTSLGSGGSTSSPDTVILRGGSRGGSRGRPWSITEDPCAKPTLAPEKGALPGLPPCSGPYVHRDLQAGRLETQCLSGYSLTGNGANLVAGTDAAPRSALLEGRPDEVAGGNGRDSVLGLVDGRAPSSLGGYCRTDRPGSALRTSGSFGTSVSLTPPYANADATQLHNARPLYSPVTYISEGQRSSLSAGSLAFPPLVSSISETSLDRRFLTPCCRGGSDSSSVCSSATMTAAPVSASSAARRMWASRQRPVKEAGTMTSRSDLRDVGVQTGSLGCSPVTATATAAAGVLLSSGQSSEEDEGETKVEWDEEGMTWEVYGAAVDPEELGQAIQRHLELQIKVSAVAMATSDDDDIDNDDPEGKGQQRGAKGEGAEAGKVAGDGMEPSGKKKRRVGQRMSLRRPGCCLRSSTVGE, via the exons ATGGCGGAGAGCAACCACTGCGCGTCCAACGTCCCTCCCCCCGGCATCCACGCCGTGTCGGGCGGCTACTACTCCGAGAGCgacggcgaggaggaggagggcgacgAGCGCGACCCCCCGATCATCTCCCTGTCCAAGAGCTCCACGGACGTCACGACCCGCCCACCGCTGCGCTCCGAGCTGGCCTGGTTCCGCTCGGACCTGCGCAAGAGCGTCAGCGCCCAGCGGCCGCGCAGCCTGGCCGGGTCGGGGCCCAACATGTCCGCCTCCAAGTTCGGCGTCCTGTCCGGCGGCTACGTGCTGCGGCAGGAGAGGACCACCAGCCTGGGGAGCGGCGGCAGCACCAGCAGCCCCGACACGGTCATCTTGAGAGGGGGCTCTAGAGGCGGCTCCAGGGGCCGTCCCTGGAGCATCACGGAGGACCCCTGCGCCAAGCCCACGCTAGCCCCAGAGAAGGGCGCTCTTCCTGGGCTACCTCCCTGCAGTGGCCCCTACGTCCACAGGGACCTCCAGGCGGGACGGCTGGAAACACAGTGCCTGAGTGGGTACAGTCTCACAGGGAATGGAGCTAACCTGGTAGCAGGCACAGACGCTGCACCCAGGTCTGCCCTGCTGGAGGGGCGGCCGGATGAGGTTGCCGGGGGCAACGGTAGGGATTCCGTTTTGGGGCTCGTTGACGGACGGGCTCCGAGCTCCCTGGGCGGATACTGCAGGACTGATCGCCCTGGCAGCGCTTTGCGTACCTCTGGTAGTTTCGGTACCTCCGTGTCGCTAACGCCCCCCTACGCTAACGCTGACGCGACGCAACTCCACAACGCCCGCCCGCTCTACTCGCCTGTGACTTACATCTCTGAGGGTCAAAGGTCGTCCCTCTCGGCCGGGTCTCTGGCCTTCCCCCCTTTGGTGTCCTCCATCAGCGAGACGAGCCTGGACCGGCGCTTCCTGACTCCCTGTTGCCGTGGCGGCAGCGACTCGTCCAGCGTCTGCAGCTCGGCGACCATGACGGCGGCGCCCGTGTCCGCGTCGTCAGCGGCGCGCCGGATGTGGGCCTCGCGGCAGCGGCCGGTCAAGGAGGCCGGCACCATGACGTCCCGCAGTGACCTCCGAGACGTGGGGGTGCAGACGGGGTCTTTGGGGTGCTCCCCGgtcaccgccaccgccaccgccgccgccggtgTACTGTTGTCCAGCGGCCAGTCGAGCGAAGAAGACGAGGGGGAGACGAAG GTGGAGTGGGACGAGGAGGGGATGACCTGGGAGGTGTACGGGGCGGCGGTGGACCCCGAGGAACTGGGCCAGGCCATCCAGAGGCACCTGGAGCTGCAGATCAAGGTTTCGGCCGTCGCCATGGCGACAAGCGACGACGACGACATTGACAACGACGACCCGGAGGGCAAAGGTCAGCAGCGGGGCGCCAAGGGGGAGGGTGCGGAGGCCGGGAAAGTCGCCGGGGACGGAATGGAACCGAgtggaaagaagaagaggagagtcGGACAAAGGATGTCGCTACGGCGACCTGGATGCTGTTTGCGGTCCAGCACAGTAGGGGAGTGA
- the zgc:112285 gene encoding elastase-1, producing MKAWSLLHPLLVLLLLLLCPTLLLHASSASVPAYTPGLHPQHKVLHLDWPKDCGLSHFKPNTAERIVSGNEARPHSWPWQVSLQVRPRGSKHYIHVCGGTLIHKTWVLTAAHCFQKGKAEDPGSWRIVVGKHQLKRSETAERMFPVKRIYRHERFRYPAHSELDYDIALVKAGTEIPSNNFVRYACLPRKQINLKPGHYCWVTGWGDTRGGKENVSLAESLNQARLPIIDYKTCRQKKFWGDRVRDSMICAGFRDTEGPPAACQGDSGGPLLCQLGRDRWEVHGVVSFGPIGCTVENKPSVFTRTAAYIPWIEATRIRDFFMH from the exons ATGAAGGCCTGGAGTCTGCTCCACccgctgctggtgctgctgcttctgctgctgtgcCCAACCCTGCTCCTGCATGCCTCCTCGGCCTCCGTGCCCGCCTACACCCCGGGCCTCCACCCGCAGCACAAGGTCCTCCATCTGG ACTGGCCCAAGGACTGCGGCCTGTCCCACTTTAAGCCCAACACGGCAGAACGCATCGTCTCCGGCAACGAAGCCAGGCCTCATTCCTGGCCCTGGCAAGTCTCACTGCAG GTTCGTCCTAGGGGCAGCAAGCACTACATCCACGTGTGTGGAGGGACTCTGATTCACAAGACCTGGGTGCTTACAGCTGCACACTGTTTCCAGAA GGGGAAGGCCGAGGATCCTGGAAGCTGGCGTATCGTTGTGGGGAAGCACCAGCTGAAGCGTTCGGAGACGGCCGAGCGCATGTTCCCCGTGAAGCGCATCTACCGGCACGAGCGCTTCCGCTACCCGGCGCACAGCGAGCTGGACTACGACATCGCCCTGGTCAAGGCCGGCACCGAGATCCCGTCCAACAACTTCGTCCGCTACGCCTGCCTGCCGCGCAAGCAGATCAACCTGAAGCCCGGACACTACTGCTGGGTGACTGGCTGGGGCGACACACGGG GTGGAAAAGAGAACGTGTCCCTGGCGGAGTCGCTGAACCAGGCCCGCCTGCCCATCATCGACTACAAGACGTGCCGACAGAAGAAGTTCTGGGGGGACCGCGTGCGCGACTCCATGATCTGCGCAGGGTTTAGGGACACAGAGGGTCCCCCTGCTGCCTGTCAG GGTGACTCTGGCGGTCCGCTCCTGTGCCAGCTGGGTCGGGACCGCTGGGAGGTGCACGGCGTGGTGAGCTTCGGGCCGATCGGCTGCACCGTGGAGAACAAGCCTAGCGTCTTCACCCGCACCGCCGCCTACATCCCCTGGATCGAGGCCACCAGGATCAGAGATTTCTTCATGCACTGa